In Haloarcula rubripromontorii, the sequence TGCAGCCGGCGGTGAGTCTGGTGGCCTCGGTGAGTCGATCAGCGGGATGACTCCTGGCAGCAGTGAGGCTGGGGCCGCTGAGAACGCAAGTTCGGCCGCGAACGGGGCCGCAGACAATGCTCCTAGCCGATAAGCACGCAGTGGTTCCAGCAGGAGGGCTTGATCGAGACAGTAGTGGAATGACGTTCCGGTGGTGAGCGTTTCTTTTGACGTTCTAGATCAGGTGTAGACAGCGTATAGTTGCCTGCGAGGAAATCGAGATTGTTGAGGAATGAGTGGTTCGGTGGGAGGTAGCAAACCAACACTGAGGCAATCCCGTTCCAGTTGTTGGTTAGCTATGCTGGTCGTTAGATAAGATGATCCACGGACTCGCCGTCCCGAGCTAATTCGGATTGCTCGGGTGACGAGTCTGGCGCACAGTCGGAGAACGATTCCGGTGAGACGGCCTGCTGCATTGCTTTGAGCTTCGAGCGGAGTTGCCCACTGGTCGACCGCACCAGCTCGTCGTCAGGCCAGGAATGGACCTGCAGGCCGTCGAAACGCGTGGCCACCTGCTGGACTGTGTTCAGCTGGTCAAGGGCGTACTCGACCCAGTACTGGTGACTGTCCTGCATCTGCTGGAGTTCTTCGACGACGTCATCGTAGCCGGCTTGCTGCGCGGCATCGAGACACTGCTGGAAGTTCGCGCCGCGTGGGTTGATTGGCTCGTGGAAGACGACGACCTCACCGAGCGCTCTGAAGTAGCTGAGCAGTTCGTGAAAGCCGTCCTCATCCATGGTTGGATATGTGGGGGACATCGAAACGAACACGGACACACCGGCCTGTTGGAGCGTATCCAGCGCCTGCCAGCGAGTCATCGGTGGCGGCGCGTTCGGCTCCATCGCCCGCACAAGTGTCGCATCGAAGGATGGGATCGAGGAGCCAACGGTAATCCTGTCGCCGGCAGCTTGGAAGAGTTCGATATCCCGAGTCACCGCGGGGCTTCGCGTGAGGATACGAACGGGAATGTCGTGTGTGATGAGCTCAGCGACAGCGCCGCGAGTAATCTGGGCTGTCCGGCGGTCCTGATAGCAGTCCGTGCCGCTGGACAGCATCACGACGCCGCGG encodes:
- a CDS encoding SPL family radical SAM protein, with the protein product MELTWGTGDSWFERTYAVEHAGTTIATFDDQPTLDELRELSRQHGGTTERLDLWQAGLLCTQCDSEINDRFAANPQGDLLCWDCATDTDSHDEQGITVNTDPTKSVMSESHLHTKSLCDHVINVATGCRHGCEFCYVPTTPAIDSRDDMLAEQAGVDDPQTDWGSYLLYRDDLPERLGNILDERDPSDRKQTDRGRGVVMLSSGTDCYQDRRTAQITRGAVAELITHDIPVRILTRSPAVTRDIELFQAAGDRITVGSSIPSFDATLVRAMEPNAPPPMTRWQALDTLQQAGVSVFVSMSPTYPTMDEDGFHELLSYFRALGEVVVFHEPINPRGANFQQCLDAAQQAGYDDVVEELQQMQDSHQYWVEYALDQLNTVQQVATRFDGLQVHSWPDDELVRSTSGQLRSKLKAMQQAVSPESFSDCAPDSSPEQSELARDGESVDHLI